In the Leptolyngbya sp. SIO1E4 genome, one interval contains:
- a CDS encoding SH3 domain-containing protein, which produces MNVSYAKSFAGFCFILMCLMSITACSAVGGDASAQLNGVDIYENAGFSRTVGTIPENTSVRVFEHHPPEYSNESGWYKIRYEGREAWITDDYLGCPRNFSSPVICSVNVDD; this is translated from the coding sequence ATGAATGTTTCTTATGCAAAATCTTTTGCTGGCTTCTGCTTCATATTAATGTGCTTAATGAGTATTACGGCTTGCTCTGCTGTCGGAGGAGATGCGAGTGCCCAATTAAATGGTGTCGACATATACGAGAACGCTGGCTTTAGCAGAACTGTAGGCACTATTCCTGAAAATACCTCTGTGAGGGTATTCGAACATCACCCTCCGGAATATTCAAATGAAAGTGGATGGTACAAGATTAGATATGAAGGAAGAGAAGCGTGGATCACTGACGATTATTTAGGTTGTCCTCGCAACTTTTCTAGCCCTGTGATCTGTTCAGTTAACGTTGATGACTAA